A genomic window from Aurantimicrobium photophilum includes:
- a CDS encoding zinc-dependent metalloprotease yields MADENDRTPEDEFRDMIRDILSGKEGVDASQLAAAAGLPNDPASLANIMRQFQAAMNASTSGEGINWNMSMEQAKSLALSTVKPVTAIQRAEIDQAFHVANLWLAEATSISELSSTPALISRLEWIEQTMPLWTQLAEPVANSISAALTSVLTDQAPEEMKGMIAGASQLMKQIGGTLFAMQLGQVVGQLSTEVVSGGDVGIPLLDEGHAALLPQNMDEFGAGLDIPMDQVHLYLAVRELAHARLFRHARWLRLNLISAIQDFARGISIDLSRVEDIAGNFDPQNPDELKEALSSGALIPPKSEEQLAALGRLETQLALIEGWVDVVTGAATTRLPRASALAETVRRRRASGGPAESAFATLVGLELRPRRLREATSLWQQVTDAVGADARDDLWSHPDMMPTAEDLDNPAALIAKLEATARGEVAEQDDMDRALADLLDGNIPPVDESEQD; encoded by the coding sequence ATGGCGGACGAGAACGATCGCACTCCCGAGGATGAATTCCGCGACATGATTCGCGACATTCTCTCCGGTAAAGAGGGCGTGGACGCCAGTCAGCTTGCTGCAGCCGCAGGGCTACCTAACGATCCTGCGAGCTTGGCCAACATCATGCGCCAGTTCCAGGCAGCCATGAATGCCAGTACTTCTGGTGAGGGAATCAACTGGAATATGTCGATGGAACAGGCCAAGTCGTTGGCTCTGTCCACCGTGAAGCCGGTCACTGCGATTCAACGTGCCGAAATTGACCAGGCATTCCACGTGGCCAATCTGTGGCTTGCTGAAGCAACCTCTATCTCTGAACTGTCCAGCACCCCTGCCCTGATTTCACGCTTGGAGTGGATTGAGCAGACCATGCCGCTGTGGACTCAATTAGCAGAACCTGTAGCCAACAGCATTTCTGCAGCTCTGACGAGCGTGCTCACCGATCAAGCCCCCGAAGAAATGAAGGGCATGATTGCCGGGGCTTCTCAGCTGATGAAGCAAATTGGTGGAACCCTCTTTGCCATGCAGCTGGGCCAGGTCGTGGGTCAACTCTCCACCGAGGTTGTCTCTGGTGGTGATGTGGGTATTCCCCTCCTCGATGAAGGCCATGCTGCACTGCTCCCCCAGAACATGGATGAATTCGGTGCAGGACTGGATATCCCCATGGACCAAGTTCACCTCTACCTGGCTGTCCGCGAGCTCGCCCATGCACGCCTGTTCCGCCACGCACGCTGGCTTCGCTTGAATCTTATTTCTGCAATTCAGGACTTTGCTCGCGGTATCAGCATCGATCTGTCTCGCGTGGAAGATATTGCCGGAAACTTTGATCCTCAGAACCCCGATGAACTCAAGGAAGCACTCTCCAGCGGTGCACTGATTCCGCCCAAGTCGGAAGAACAGCTTGCAGCTCTGGGCCGTCTCGAGACTCAACTAGCCCTCATCGAGGGCTGGGTGGATGTCGTTACTGGTGCCGCCACAACCAGACTCCCCCGAGCCAGCGCGTTGGCGGAGACCGTGCGTCGACGCCGCGCTTCGGGCGGTCCGGCAGAGTCTGCCTTTGCCACCCTGGTTGGCCTGGAACTGCGCCCACGTCGACTGCGTGAAGCCACCAGCCTGTGGCAGCAAGTTACGGATGCTGTCGGTGCCGATGCTCGCGATGACCTCTGGTCACACCCTGACATGATGCCCACGGCAGAAGACTTGGATAACCCTGCTGCACTCATTGCCAAGCTGGAAGCAACTGCTCGCGGTGAAGTTGCTGAGCAGGACGATATGGACCGTGCTTTGGCTGATTTGTTGGATGGAAACATCCCACCTGTGGATGAATCTGAACAGGATTAG